The following coding sequences are from one Ornithorhynchus anatinus isolate Pmale09 chromosome 11, mOrnAna1.pri.v4, whole genome shotgun sequence window:
- the GSDMA gene encoding gasdermin-A, with protein sequence MTAMFENVTRALARQLNPQGDLTPLDSLIDFKRFRPLCLVLRKRKGTLFWGARYLPTDYALLDLLEPGAAPTESTDNPHFRFKKLLDLRLEGKVDVPNTVKVTGGAGLTQSSHLEVQTLSVAPKALDTLRDERKLLPEHPFLQELRPRGENLYVVMETVETVKEVTLERAGQAQGGFSIPLLAPLGLQGSLNHQEAVTIPQDCVLAFRVRQLVTKGNGEWDIPHVCDEKLKTFPPEGEGEASCISLPTAPPAEVPEDFGALQEEVESEARQLAQLTPEARATLLRSLRALLGKNHQLRLLEGSLEGALHKGTPGALEDLGNVTLSPQAMGSILYFLGALTELSEAQQKLLAQSMEKKILLTQLKLVERAMEENFQQSQGGDFPLPPQLLSSLGDEDLTLTEALVGLSGLELHRAGPRYTWEPATLPRLCALYAGLSALHLLAAPAS encoded by the exons ATGACTGCCATGTTTGAGAATGTGACGAGGGCACTGGCGCGCCAGCTGAACCCCCAGGGCGACCTGACCCCGCTCGACAGCCTCATCGACTTCAAGCGCTTCCGCCCTCTCTGCCTGGTTTTGCGGAAGCGCAAGGGGACGCTTTTCTGGGGGGCCCGCTACCTACCCACCGACTATGCCCTCCTGGATCTGCTGGAACCGGGTGCTGCGCCCACAG AGTCGACGGACAACCCGCATTTTCGCTTCAAGAAGCTGCTGGACCTGCGGCTGGAGGGCAAGGTGGACGTGCCCAACACGGTCAAGGTCACTGGGGGAGCTGGGCTGACCCAGAGCAGCCACCTAGAGGTGCAGACCCTCAGCGTGGCTCCCAAGGCCCTGGACACTCTGCGAGATGAGCG gaagctGCTCCCAGAACACCCGTTCCTGCAGGAACTGCGTCCGCGGGGCGAGAACCTCTACGTGGTGATGGAGACGGTGGAGACGGTCAAGGAGGTGACCCTGGAGAGAGCCGGACAGGCCCAGGGGGGCTTCTCCATCCCACTCTTAGCTCCTCTAGGGCTGCAG GGGTCCCTAAACCACCAGGAAGCTGTGACCATCCCCCAGGACTGTGTCCTGGCCTTCCGGGTCCGGCAACTGGTCACCAAGGGGAATGGAGAGTGGG acaTTCCTCACGTCTGCGATGAGAAGCTGAAAACTTTCCCACCTGAAG gggagggggaggcctccTGCATCTCTCTTCCAACTGCCCCACCAGCTGAGGTCCCTGAGGACTTCGGAGCCCtgcaggaggaggtggaaagTGAGGCCCGTCAGCTGGCCCAGCTGACCCCGGAGGCCCGGGCCACCCTGCTCCGCTCCCTCCGTGCCCTCCTGGGCAAGAACCACCAGCTGCGACTGCTAGAGGGCTCG CTGGAGGGGGCTCTGCATAAGGGTACACCCGGGGCCCTCGAAGACCTGGGCAACGTGACTCTGAGCCCTCAGGCCATGGGCTCCATCCTCTACTTCCTGGGAGCCCTGACGG aACTGAGTGAGGCCCAACAGAAGCTGCTGGCTCAGTCCATGGAGAAAAAGATCCTGCTGACTCAGCTGAAACTG GTGGAGAGAGCCATGGAGGAGAACTTCCAGCAGAGCCAGGGTGGGgacttccccctcccgccccagctgCTCTCCTCACTTGGGGACGAGGACCTGACCTTGACGGAAGCCCTGGTGGGCCTCAGTGGTCTGGAACTGCACAGGGCCGGGCCCCGCTACACCTGGGAGCCCGCCACCCTGCCCCGGCTGTGCGCGCTCTACGCCGGCCTCTCCGCTCTTCATCTGCTGGCTGCCCCGGCCTCCTGA